CGGGGTCCGCGGTGACGGGCACATCAGCTTCGTGGACGCCCCGACCCTAACGTTCTCTTTCCAACTGCCGCATGGCAAGCCGGGGACGGCCGTGGTCGATGGGACCGAATACGACCTCTCTAAGTCGGGGCTCTTGCTCGTGAAGCGCGAGGGGGACAAGTTCGTCGTGAAGCAACTCGCCAAAGACCTGTCGGGCTTCGATGCACAATCGGCCAACTTTTCGACTTACGGACGTGCGGACCCACAGATCAAATCATTCTTTGAGGGGAAGCCGTAGTTACAGGCTCAATTCCTAGCGGACCTGTTCGAGCTACCAGTTCGGTGCCGTACCACCGCTGCCACTGCTCCGGCCCAGCGTGGAAGGTATTCCCGCAACCGCCGGTCTGGTGATGGAACCCTCAGAGAGGGAGCGTTTCCGAATGCGACGTCCGCTGACCGCATCCGTAACGGGTCCGGAGGTGATGAATGTCGGGGGGAAGTTCAGAGTCTACGCCGGGCTGTCGGCAAATGACGCAGTCGAGGGCGGAGAAGCGGGAAAGATGCCTTTATCCGCTTGTTTCATACGCTCTCCGTCCGGTTTTGCCTTCCTGTCCCCGCTTTTGCCCCTGTGCCGGGCGTGTTTCCCGCCTGCCTCTATACGCCTCCCGTGCCTCAATTTCCTGGCTGACTCACCAGACAAGAACGCGGATGATGATCTCATGAGACGGCCGCCCAAAGTCACGAACTCCTTACTTTAGCTCCACCATGCTTTCCTCAAGGAACTCCTGTAATTGATCGTTGTCCATGTTGGAAAAATGATCTTCCATGTGGGCAATCAACTCCGGTTTCGTTAGGTCCAAGTCGTCCGACTCGCCAAAATCAAATGCATTAGCCGCCTGACGTGCCGGGCGGCCGTTACTTCCGGACTGATACCAGATGCGGTACCAGCGCCGGTCTTTCCCCCCGGCGAAGATGACTGTCACCATGCAAAAGCGGTCCCGGCCCGTGCCGCGGGGGATAACCAACATCACGATGTGATCGATAGCCCGTCTAAGGGCCGCTCGAAGTCGAACACGAGTATCGATCGGATTCTTGCTTTTATCCATCACTTCGGCCAAGTTTCGGAACTCTTTCCAGGCGCCGTTGACCGGGGTCGACACGCGGCGCTTCGCATCATCTAGTTGCTCCGACGCGGACCGTTTCTTTTCTTCCAGCTGGCGGATTCGTGCGGCAATCGCGGCTGAGAACCCGTTATCATCCATCCATCGAACAGCGAGAGATAGTTCAGATTCGATTCCGTCGAGTTGGCGGCTCAGCGATACGACTTCGTCTTCCGATTTGTCGCCACCGATTATCTCGTGCGGTTCGATTTCGACAAGGTGTTCAAGTAATGCACGCTCAAACACAGCAAGGGGAAACGTTCTGCGACGGTCGTAACCTTCTAGAGCGGTGTAATTGACCAGCACGCGGGTGTGCTGGGTGTTTGGGTTGTAGCTCCCGCCATGCGCGTCACGAAGCAGGCCGGCGAACAGGTTAACGTGCTTTCCCAAACGAGTGACCGGTTGTAGTCCGGCTTTTCGAGCTGTCAAAGGCTTAAGTGCCGCGTAAAATTCGGCCTCCGTCACCACGGCCGGGTAGTAGCCCGAGATCGGGTCGCCGTCGGGTTTCCCGTGATCGTGGGCTTGATAATCCCCGAGCGCGCGGCGGTCGCGAAGAATGCGAATGATGTAAGACTTGCTCCAGCGACCCGATTTGCTGAATGCTTTTACATTTTCCTGTTTGAGTTGCTTGATGATCGTGACCGCACCGTGACCCGCCGCGCCCAATGCGAAGATGCGTTTTACGGCCGCGGCCCGCTCGGGAATAGCTACCAATTTGCCGCCCTTCTCCTCGACCCAGAGGGGTAATTTGTGTGTGAGGAGATTCATTCCGCTGACGCGCCCTTCCCTCCGTGAAGGCTGAACTTCGCCCCGGCGAGCCGCGTCACGCTTGGCCCTCCACGCCTTCCCGCCGAGTTCCGATTTTCGCGCGCTCTCACCGTGTCCACGCGAGAGTTCAACGACTGCGAGAATGATATCGATCATGTCCTGTGAGTCGTGACGATAGACCTTCTCGGGCGAAGTGGTGACGATGTTAACGCCTCGCTCTTGAATCGAGAGGAACAGCGTCACCGCAGCCCGTAAGTGTTCGCGGGTGAGGCGGTCCAAATTCTCAACCACCAAGAATGAGCCGTGCGGAATCTTCCCGTCATCCACCATCTTGAGGAAGGCCGCCAGTGCGTAGCGATCGTGGTTCTTCCGATGTTCCCCGAGGAAAGCACTTTTACCCAAGTCTTGGAGAGTGGTGGATATGTCGAGTCGCACGTTATTTCGATCGCACCACTCGGTGACCGCTTTGGTTTGACGTCGGAGTGAGTCGCCTTTACGTTGCTCGGGGGTGCTGAAACGAATGTAGGAATAGGCGAGCGGAGTGCTTGACAAGGACCAGTCCGATTTGCTACTGTTTTTAAACATAACCTTGGCTCCTCGATAGCCGGGTTTGTCAGGCGCCGGGTGCTCGTGCACTCGTCGCTTTCGAGGTTAGAAGTTTCAGAGGGTTAAGGCTAGGACTTCGAGATGTTCGATACGCCTGCAGCGCGCAGGTCGACGCTCCCGTCGCTGTTCGTGAACGCGGCCTTCAAAACCGCGCGCAGGTTCCCCGCGGTGATGCGTTCGCCGGGCGAGCCCGGGTACCCGTTCTGGATCGCGGCCAGCATCAACACCTGCTGGAGCCCGAAGTTGCGGAAGCTCTCGTGGGCGGCCTGGCACACCTCGGCCCGGTAGTCGCGCTCGACGGTGCGCCCGAGCGACATCCGGAGCGCCGCTTCGAGGGCCTCGGACGCGCTCACGCCGGGGGCCGCTTCGGACCCCATGCGCCAGCGCCCGCGCCCGAAGTTCAGGGCCGGACCCGCGTGCGGGTTCGCGGCCGACACGCCCGAAGCGAGCGACGCGCGCAGGGCGCCCAGTTCAGCCCGCTCGACCGCCCACCCGCCGCGGATCGCTTCCGCCGCGAGCGTGGTGTTCGTGCCGCACACGCGGTTGATCCCGCTGATGCGCTCGATCTCGGCCGCGGCCTGCTGGCGCATCAGCGCGATCGGATCGACCGCGTTTGGTGCGGGGATCTGGGCCACGACGACCGTAGATCCGGTGCCCGCGGCCGCGGTTTGGGTGGTAACGGTCGTCTCGTCCACGGCTGCACTCCGGTCAGGAACCGGGCCAACGGCCCGGGTGGTACTCGATCGGTTGGCCCGGCGCGCCTCCGCGGCGAGCTGAGCGATGGTCTGGTCGAACGACTGGATACCGTCGATGAGCTTGCGGTCCAGGGCCTCGGGCGCCCCGAACACCCCGCCCGTCTTCGCCGCTGCCAGTTGCTTGTCGGTGAGCCCGCGCGCCTTCTGCACGGCCGCGTCGAACGACTTCTGTGAGCCCTCGACCAGGGCGCGGAAGTACGACTGTTGTTCCTCGGTGACCGGCGCCCCGGGCGTTCCGGCGCCCTTGATCGGCCCGGTCCCGAACACGAGCGCCTTGACGCCCTGCTGTTCAGCCGCGCCGGACAGGTCGTACACCACGGCGAGCGTGCCGATGGACCCGATCATCGCGGTCGCGGTGTTCGCAAAAATCTGGTCCGCCTGGGACGCGATCCAGTACGCGGCGGACGCACACAAATCCTCGGCGAACGCCCACACGGGCTTCTGTTTCGCAGCGGCCTTGATGTCGGCCGCGAGGTCCGCGGTCCCGCTTACAGTCCCGCCCGGGCTGTCGACGTGGAGCAGGATCGCGGACACGTCGGGATCGGCCGCGGCCTTGCGCACCGCGCGCCGTGCCGCGACCGTGCTGGTCGCGCTCGACATCGACCCCTGGGCCTTCATCAGCGCCCCGGCGATCGGGATCAGCGCGATCTGCTGGCCCCCGCCCGCCTTGATCGTCTGGTACGGCTCGGCCGCGGCCAGCTTCGGTGACTCGGCCGACGCAACGTGGACCGCGAGGTCCATTCGCTGCGCCAGCGACCAGAGCGCGGCCCCGGCCGACGGCTCGATCGCCCACACGCCCGCGTAATCGGTGGCGCGCGGGAACGTCGGAACGGTGAGCGTGTTCCGTTCAGGCAACGGCACGGGTGCCCTCCTGTGCGGGTGCCGGCTCGTCCGTGGCGGTCCGGACCGGGGCCTGGGCGCCCGCGAGCCACGGCGGGAGCGGCAGCCCGTGCTTCACGTACAGGTCCATCGTCCGCTTCCGCGCGATGATCAGTTCCTCTTCACTCACGCCGTCCCGGGCCGCGATCGCGGCGAGCGTGTCGGCCCCGTTGGTCAGGTTCAACTCGTCGGCGGTCGCGTCCTTCACCGGGTCCGTGACCGGGCGCGCGTCGTACTGCCACCGGTGCCGGAGCTTCCACCACTGGCCCTCGTACCCGATGAGCTTGGGGATCGCGAACTTGGCGAACTCGAACCACCGGTACAGGGCCGGGTCGAACACCTTCGCTTCGAGGCCCTGGCGGTGGATGTCCCGGCCGTGCCAGTACGGGCCGTCGTCCATCCGGCCCGACGAGTAGTTGTAGCGCGAGTGGTCCCCGGCCACCTTCCCGAACGGCATGTCGATGGCCCGCCCGATCTCGCGCAGCTTGGTCGCGACGAACATGTCGTGGTTCGTGGTCGGCTGCTCGGGCTTGAACTGGGTGACCTTCGCTCCGCCCGGGACCGTCAAGAGCATCCCGCGCACGAGCGGGATCGTGTCCATCGCGACCGGGGTGTCGTCGTCTTCCGGGCCGTTCGGGTCCAGGTTCCCGTCGGGCAGTTCGAGCACGCCCGCGAGCAGGGCCGCGACCTCGGCCGCGGTGAGCGTGGCGGTGGTGAACCGGCGCAGTTGGGCCAGGATCGGGAGCGCGGGCGTGAGCATGGTCACCCCGCGGAACTGGCCCGGGCGCTCGGGCCGGAGCCAGTGGAGCACGTTCCGCGCGTCCACACGGTCCGCCTGCCCGGTCACCCACAGCGAGCGCGGGTCGCCGGGGTGGCGCTTGAGGATCAGGTACGTGGTCGGGTCGCCGTCCTCGTCGCACTCGATCCCGTCGTCGCCGTTCGTGTTGCCGAGCGGGTAATAACCCGCCGGGTGCGCGACCTGGTCGGGCTCGATGAGCCGCACGTCGAGCGTCACGGGCAGCCCGAGCCGTTCGAGGCGCTTGGAGTCGCGGAACACGCCGAAGCACTCGCCGGCGACGATCTCGACCCCGCACAGGACGCGCGACGTGAGGGGCCAGTCGGCCGCGGCCGCCCACACGCGCCACAGGTCCTCGACGGACCGGTTCAGCGCGTCGTCGTCGGTGAGCATCTGGAGCCGCGCCCCGGTGCCCACGGTGTCGGTGACGAGCGTGCGGACGATCCCGGCCGCGTAACAGTTGTTGAGCACCTCGTGCCGGGTGCGCTTGCGGAGCACGCGCCGGACCTCGGGTGTGAGCTGCCCGACCGCCGCCAGGTCGTCGGCCGGCGCGAAGTGTTTCTTGTTCTCGTTGTCGGTGCGCGCGGCATCGTAGCTCGCGCGCCGGGCGACGGTGCGCTCGGCGCGGAACGGCCGGCCGGTGTGGTCGACGATCGTGATCTTGCCGGGCGTCGGTTCACCGGCGCGCATGAGTGCGTTGCTCACTCGGGACCTCCCCCGGGCAGGAGCGGGCGCGCGGCCCGGAGCCCGCGCCACCCGGACCGGGGACCGCCCTTCGCGTTGGTCCCGGAGAGGGCGGCTTTGGTCCCGAGGTGCTTGTCGGCCGCGACGAGCTTGTCGAGCGGCTGCCCGGTGGCGGACTGGCCGTCACTGGTCGAGGACGCGGGGAGCTGGGCTTCGGCAGCGATCGTGTCAGTGAGATCGGTAGGATCGGCCACGGTAGCCCCCGGCGGCAACGTCAGCGAACGGGTGATACGTCCACTGTGTTGCGGTTTGGGCGCGGTTTCAATCGCGGTGGGACATGAGTAATGTTACAATGGGTGAATACGTACAGCTGCTGGACTCTCTGGACCTAGCGATGAGGCGGTGGAAGGTCGGGAATCGGG
This region of Gemmata massiliana genomic DNA includes:
- a CDS encoding recombinase family protein, with translation MFKNSSKSDWSLSSTPLAYSYIRFSTPEQRKGDSLRRQTKAVTEWCDRNNVRLDISTTLQDLGKSAFLGEHRKNHDRYALAAFLKMVDDGKIPHGSFLVVENLDRLTREHLRAAVTLFLSIQERGVNIVTTSPEKVYRHDSQDMIDIILAVVELSRGHGESARKSELGGKAWRAKRDAARRGEVQPSRREGRVSGMNLLTHKLPLWVEEKGGKLVAIPERAAAVKRIFALGAAGHGAVTIIKQLKQENVKAFSKSGRWSKSYIIRILRDRRALGDYQAHDHGKPDGDPISGYYPAVVTEAEFYAALKPLTARKAGLQPVTRLGKHVNLFAGLLRDAHGGSYNPNTQHTRVLVNYTALEGYDRRRTFPLAVFERALLEHLVEIEPHEIIGGDKSEDEVVSLSRQLDGIESELSLAVRWMDDNGFSAAIAARIRQLEEKKRSASEQLDDAKRRVSTPVNGAWKEFRNLAEVMDKSKNPIDTRVRLRAALRRAIDHIVMLVIPRGTGRDRFCMVTVIFAGGKDRRWYRIWYQSGSNGRPARQAANAFDFGESDDLDLTKPELIAHMEDHFSNMDNDQLQEFLEESMVELK
- a CDS encoding S49 family peptidase, which produces MPLPERNTLTVPTFPRATDYAGVWAIEPSAGAALWSLAQRMDLAVHVASAESPKLAAAEPYQTIKAGGGQQIALIPIAGALMKAQGSMSSATSTVAARRAVRKAAADPDVSAILLHVDSPGGTVSGTADLAADIKAAAKQKPVWAFAEDLCASAAYWIASQADQIFANTATAMIGSIGTLAVVYDLSGAAEQQGVKALVFGTGPIKGAGTPGAPVTEEQQSYFRALVEGSQKSFDAAVQKARGLTDKQLAAAKTGGVFGAPEALDRKLIDGIQSFDQTIAQLAAEARRANRSSTTRAVGPVPDRSAAVDETTVTTQTAAAGTGSTVVVAQIPAPNAVDPIALMRQQAAAEIERISGINRVCGTNTTLAAEAIRGGWAVERAELGALRASLASGVSAANPHAGPALNFGRGRWRMGSEAAPGVSASEALEAALRMSLGRTVERDYRAEVCQAAHESFRNFGLQQVLMLAAIQNGYPGSPGERITAGNLRAVLKAAFTNSDGSVDLRAAGVSNISKS
- a CDS encoding phage portal protein, coding for MSNALMRAGEPTPGKITIVDHTGRPFRAERTVARRASYDAARTDNENKKHFAPADDLAAVGQLTPEVRRVLRKRTRHEVLNNCYAAGIVRTLVTDTVGTGARLQMLTDDDALNRSVEDLWRVWAAAADWPLTSRVLCGVEIVAGECFGVFRDSKRLERLGLPVTLDVRLIEPDQVAHPAGYYPLGNTNGDDGIECDEDGDPTTYLILKRHPGDPRSLWVTGQADRVDARNVLHWLRPERPGQFRGVTMLTPALPILAQLRRFTTATLTAAEVAALLAGVLELPDGNLDPNGPEDDDTPVAMDTIPLVRGMLLTVPGGAKVTQFKPEQPTTNHDMFVATKLREIGRAIDMPFGKVAGDHSRYNYSSGRMDDGPYWHGRDIHRQGLEAKVFDPALYRWFEFAKFAIPKLIGYEGQWWKLRHRWQYDARPVTDPVKDATADELNLTNGADTLAAIAARDGVSEEELIIARKRTMDLYVKHGLPLPPWLAGAQAPVRTATDEPAPAQEGTRAVA